Proteins co-encoded in one Erwinia sp. genomic window:
- the bglF gene encoding PTS system beta-glucoside-specific EIIBCA component (ID:JIFNMEKO_02112;~source:Prodigal:2.6) produces the protein MEYQALAKDILRDVGGKENIVSLVHCATRLRFKLKNDKQANAEELKKNPGVIMVVESGGQFQVVIGSHVHDVWEAVRHEAGIDDENAGKNATSDKKESLFGRFIDIISGIFTPFIGVLAASGILKGILAVSIVCGWMTESDGTYKILFAASDSLFFFLPLALGYTAAQKFGGSPFIGMVIGGALTHPTMIKAFELSQQPGAQPDSFFGIPLIWFNYSSSVIPILLATWVSCWLEKRSNQLLPAAIKMFFTPLICIGVAVPLTFLIIGPAATWLSQMLASGYQLIYVFAPWLAGAAVGAFWQVCVIFGLHWGFVPLMLNNISALGHDSMLPMLLPAVMGQVGAALGIFLRARDVRQKTIAGSAVTAGIFGITEPAVYGVNLPLRKPFIFGCVAGAVGGAIVGISNSHVYSFGFASVFTFAQMIPPGGVDNSLWGAMIGTVAAFLLSCVMTLVAGGVAGGKQAEEKKTENNEMIIGENDVLAPMSGTVLPLDKIADATFASGMLGAGVGIVPADNRVIAPFAGEVASIFGTRHAIGLLSNCGIEILIHVGIDTVKLDGAPFTTHVKVGDKIQPGDLLLTFDRQAILDAGYDLTTPIIISNSDDYSAVTVIANTVVEAGMPLLTVNHQ, from the coding sequence ATGGAATATCAAGCCTTAGCGAAAGATATTCTCCGCGACGTCGGCGGAAAAGAGAATATCGTTAGTCTGGTACATTGTGCCACCCGTTTGCGTTTTAAATTAAAAAACGATAAGCAGGCGAATGCCGAGGAGTTAAAGAAAAATCCGGGTGTCATTATGGTGGTGGAGAGTGGTGGCCAGTTTCAGGTGGTCATTGGCAGCCATGTCCATGATGTCTGGGAAGCGGTGCGCCACGAGGCAGGAATCGATGATGAGAATGCCGGAAAAAACGCCACTTCTGATAAGAAAGAGAGCCTCTTTGGGCGTTTCATCGATATCATATCGGGTATATTCACCCCTTTTATTGGTGTGCTGGCCGCGTCGGGGATATTAAAAGGTATTCTGGCTGTCTCGATTGTCTGTGGCTGGATGACAGAGAGTGATGGTACTTATAAGATTTTATTTGCCGCCAGCGATTCGCTGTTTTTCTTCTTACCTTTAGCGCTTGGTTATACCGCTGCTCAGAAATTTGGCGGTAGTCCGTTTATTGGCATGGTTATCGGGGGAGCACTGACGCACCCTACAATGATTAAAGCTTTTGAGCTAAGCCAACAACCTGGCGCGCAACCGGACTCCTTCTTCGGCATTCCGCTGATCTGGTTTAACTACAGTTCTTCGGTTATTCCGATCCTCCTGGCTACATGGGTAAGTTGCTGGCTGGAAAAACGCAGTAATCAGCTGTTGCCAGCAGCAATAAAAATGTTTTTTACCCCTCTTATTTGTATCGGTGTTGCTGTTCCGTTGACCTTCCTGATCATTGGCCCTGCCGCAACCTGGCTGAGCCAGATGCTGGCCAGCGGATATCAGCTGATTTACGTTTTTGCCCCCTGGCTGGCAGGTGCAGCGGTAGGTGCTTTCTGGCAGGTGTGTGTCATTTTTGGATTACACTGGGGCTTTGTACCGTTGATGCTAAACAATATTTCTGCATTGGGGCATGATTCCATGTTACCTATGCTGTTGCCGGCAGTCATGGGGCAGGTGGGGGCGGCGTTGGGGATCTTCCTGCGTGCGAGAGATGTACGCCAGAAAACCATCGCGGGTTCAGCGGTTACAGCGGGTATTTTCGGTATTACGGAGCCCGCAGTGTATGGCGTCAATTTGCCACTGCGTAAACCTTTCATTTTCGGATGTGTCGCGGGTGCAGTAGGGGGGGCTATTGTCGGAATAAGTAATAGCCATGTCTACTCTTTCGGCTTTGCCAGTGTCTTTACTTTTGCTCAGATGATCCCGCCGGGCGGCGTTGATAACTCATTATGGGGTGCAATGATTGGTACCGTCGCCGCCTTCTTATTAAGCTGTGTGATGACCTTAGTCGCAGGTGGTGTGGCAGGGGGAAAACAGGCTGAAGAGAAGAAAACAGAAAATAACGAAATGATTATCGGTGAGAATGATGTATTGGCTCCTATGTCAGGGACAGTGTTGCCACTGGACAAAATAGCCGATGCCACCTTCGCCAGCGGGATGCTAGGAGCCGGTGTTGGTATCGTTCCGGCAGACAATCGTGTTATTGCGCCATTCGCGGGAGAGGTCGCTTCTATTTTCGGTACCCGACATGCGATCGGCCTGTTGAGCAACTGCGGTATAGAGATATTAATTCATGTCGGCATCGACACAGTAAAACTGGATGGTGCGCCATTTACTACTCACGTCAAAGTTGGCGATAAGATTCAGCCCGGTGACCTGCTATTAACGTTTGACCGTCAGGCAATTCTGGATGCCGGTTACGATTTAACAACACCCATTATTATCAGCAATAGCGATGACTACAGTGCTGTCACGGTGATTGCAAATACTGTGGTAGAGGCTGGCATGCCATTACTGACTGTAAACCATCAATAA
- the bglB gene encoding 6-phospho-beta-glucosidase BglB (ID:JIFNMEKO_02111;~source:Prodigal:2.6), translated as MKTFPDSFLWGGAIAANQVEGAYLEDGKGLSTSDLQPHGVLGPIVERVEGDSELKDIAIDFYHRYPEDISLFAEMGFSCLRVSIAWTRIFPNGDEQEPNEAGLAFYDKLFDELAAHNITPLVTLSHYEMPWGLVTQYGGWGNRKVIGFFEHYARTVFQRYGRKVKLWLTFNEINMSLHAPMTGVGLAETSSKTQIYQAIHHQLVASARVVKLCHDMVPDAKIGNMLIGGLMYPLTCKPEDIFETLQENRTWQFFGDVQCRGAYPGYMVRFFRDKGIDLDITDEDRADLKNTIDFISFSYYMTGCVTTDEALNEQARGNILNMVKNPHLASSEWGWQIDPIGLRTLLNMLWDRYQLPLFIVENGLGAKDTVEADGSIQDDYRISYINDHLVQVREAIEDGVDVMGYTTWGPIDLVSASKAEISKRYGFIYVDRDDSGKGTLARSRKKSFYWYKEVISSKGATLTTR; from the coding sequence ATGAAAACATTCCCGGATTCCTTCTTATGGGGCGGTGCGATTGCGGCGAATCAGGTCGAGGGGGCATATCTCGAAGACGGAAAAGGTTTATCCACCTCCGATCTGCAACCTCATGGAGTATTAGGACCGATCGTTGAACGCGTAGAAGGTGACAGTGAATTAAAAGATATCGCGATAGATTTCTATCACCGCTACCCGGAAGATATCAGCCTGTTTGCCGAGATGGGGTTCAGTTGCCTGCGAGTATCAATTGCATGGACACGCATTTTCCCTAACGGTGATGAGCAGGAGCCTAACGAAGCCGGTTTGGCGTTTTACGATAAACTGTTTGATGAGTTGGCTGCGCATAACATTACTCCGCTGGTGACCCTTTCGCACTACGAGATGCCCTGGGGATTGGTGACCCAATATGGTGGTTGGGGCAATCGGAAAGTGATTGGCTTCTTTGAGCACTATGCGCGTACTGTTTTTCAGCGCTATGGCAGAAAAGTCAAATTATGGTTGACGTTCAACGAAATTAATATGTCGCTGCATGCGCCGATGACCGGTGTTGGCTTAGCGGAAACCAGCAGTAAAACGCAGATTTATCAGGCAATTCATCACCAGTTAGTTGCCAGTGCACGCGTAGTCAAACTATGTCATGACATGGTCCCCGATGCGAAAATCGGTAACATGCTGATCGGCGGGCTGATGTATCCGCTGACCTGTAAACCAGAAGATATCTTTGAAACTTTGCAGGAAAATCGGACATGGCAGTTCTTCGGGGATGTACAGTGCCGGGGTGCTTATCCGGGTTATATGGTACGTTTTTTCCGTGATAAAGGCATTGATCTTGATATCACGGACGAAGACCGTGCTGACTTGAAAAACACCATCGACTTCATCTCATTCAGTTACTACATGACTGGCTGCGTTACCACGGATGAAGCACTGAATGAGCAAGCACGTGGCAATATCCTTAACATGGTGAAGAATCCACATCTGGCAAGTTCTGAGTGGGGATGGCAAATCGACCCGATTGGTTTACGTACACTGCTTAACATGCTGTGGGATCGTTATCAGCTGCCATTATTTATTGTGGAAAATGGCCTGGGTGCCAAAGACACAGTGGAAGCCGATGGTTCTATCCAGGATGATTACCGCATCAGCTACATCAATGATCACCTGGTGCAGGTCAGGGAAGCGATCGAAGACGGTGTTGATGTCATGGGGTATACCACCTGGGGACCCATCGATCTGGTCAGTGCCTCTAAAGCTGAAATCTCTAAACGTTACGGATTCATCTACGTGGACCGTGATGATAGTGGTAAAGGAACACTGGCACGCAGTCGTAAGAAGAGTTTCTACTGGTATAAAGAGGTGATTAGCAGTAAAGGGGCAACATTAACCACCCGCTAA
- a CDS encoding hypothetical protein (ID:JIFNMEKO_02109;~source:Prodigal:2.6) translates to MGPDGTIIARDVADYRALSLVEAVIALRRHPFGLQAPEEPLHRGIIPAVTPATHALLYPTAPQSLPVLTAGIVTALIAVEHHACWLTPKLPGHLQCFDREGRVRRRRYRPAHRFAGEQIQHCCQISPAFSRPDIRHIAAPDLIRRGNRELPVEMVRYFNVFVPAAFEFMRRDLATGDIQLFHQLTGQPSPESDALSADHRGDTSRASRATTGVPDFTDETPFNGTLGVRIPAIFTNVAITASVNTEQPAQWRYRVVRPQTVYYRELFRESGIKSAVAFFRISFSISRRCIRFLISLSSVCSGVRGSPGGVFPWRSIRNDFTRRLMAERLTFIALAASP, encoded by the coding sequence GTGGGGCCGGATGGCACTATAATAGCCCGTGATGTAGCTGATTATCGCGCTCTGAGCCTCGTTGAAGCTGTTATAGCCCTTCGTCGGCACCCATTCGGTCTTCAGGCTCCGGAAGAACCGCTCCATCGGGGCATTATCCCAGCAGTTACCCCGGCGACTCATGCTCTGCTTTATCCGACAGCGCCACAGAGCCTGCCGGTACTGACGGCTGGTATAGTGACTGCCCTGATCGCTGTGGAACATCACGCCTGTTGGCTTACCCCGAAGCTCCCAGGCCATCTGCAATGCTTTGACCGTGAGGGCCGAGTCCGGCGACGTCGATATCGCCCAGCCCACAGGTTTGCGGGCGAACAGATCCAGCACTGCTGCCAGATAAGCCCAGCATTTTCCCGTCCAGATATACGTCACATCGCCGCACCAGATCTGATCCGGCGCGGTAACCGCGAACTGCCGGTCGAGATGGTTCGGTATTTCAATGTGTTCGTTCCCGCCGCGTTTGAATTTATGCGCCGGGACCTGGCAACTGGCGATATCCAGCTCTTTCATCAGCTTACCGGCCAGCCATCGCCCGAGTCTGACGCCCTTAGCGCTGACCATCGTGGCGATACTTCTCGCGCCAGCAGAGCCACCACTGGCGTTCCAGACTTCACTGACGAGACTCCGTTTAACGGCACGCTCGGCGTCAGAATCCCTGCCATTTTTACGAATGTAGCGATAACTGCTTCGGTGAACACCGAACAGCCGGCCCAATGGCGCTACCGGGTAGTGCGCCCTCAGACTGTCTATTATCGTGAACTGTTCAGGGAGTCCGGCATCAAGAGCGCGGTAGCCTTTTTTAGGATTTCATTCTCCATTTCAAGGCGTTGTATCCGTTTTCTCATTTCCCTGAGTTCAGTCTGCTCAGGCGTCAGAGGCAGCCCCGGGGGCGTTTTCCCCTGGCGCTCGATACGTAACGATTTTACCCGGCGGTTGATGGCGGAGAGGCTGACGTTCATCGCCTTAGCCGCCTCGCCGTGA
- the gntR_1 gene encoding HTH-type transcriptional regulator GntR (ID:JIFNMEKO_02110;~source:Prodigal:2.6): MKSNRMTLQDIASLAGVNKMTVSRYLRDPGQVSEQSRATISRVLEDNHYIPNRAPEILLGARSRSLGVLIPSFRNQIFLDVLAGIESVASAQGYQTLIAHYEYDPQLEEEKIINLLSYNVDALLLTEKRHTKRTIHSLRAAAIPVAEMMDITEHYIDIQVGFDNEKAAIEMTRVLLESGKRHLVYMGAMDDPRDISRFRGVTMTLTEQGLTALHMAPKAITSVALGRQLFSDALRILPELDAVFCTNDDLAIGVLLECQDRNIAVPQQVAIAGFHGLEIGQANRQKMASVITPRYQIGQTATELILKKLEGKPIPNSVEIDYQIYYGDTV; this comes from the coding sequence ATGAAAAGTAATCGCATGACACTGCAGGATATTGCTTCGCTGGCTGGCGTTAACAAAATGACAGTCAGTCGCTATCTGCGTGATCCCGGCCAGGTTTCCGAGCAGAGTCGAGCCACTATTTCCCGCGTACTCGAAGATAATCATTATATTCCTAACCGAGCCCCGGAAATATTGCTGGGGGCCAGAAGTAGGAGCCTCGGGGTATTAATTCCCTCGTTTCGGAATCAAATTTTCCTCGACGTGCTGGCAGGCATAGAGTCTGTTGCCTCCGCACAAGGTTACCAGACGCTGATCGCCCACTATGAGTACGATCCGCAACTGGAGGAAGAGAAAATCATTAACCTGCTCTCTTACAATGTCGATGCGTTGTTACTGACAGAGAAAAGACATACCAAACGCACGATTCACTCACTCCGCGCTGCGGCTATTCCCGTGGCAGAGATGATGGATATTACAGAGCATTATATTGATATTCAGGTCGGGTTTGACAATGAAAAAGCGGCTATCGAAATGACACGGGTATTACTGGAAAGCGGTAAGCGTCACCTGGTCTATATGGGGGCTATGGATGATCCGCGTGATATCAGTCGATTCCGCGGGGTCACTATGACCCTGACCGAACAAGGGCTTACTGCACTGCATATGGCGCCAAAAGCGATCACCTCTGTGGCGTTAGGGCGACAACTGTTTTCTGATGCTTTGCGTATTTTACCCGAATTAGATGCCGTTTTTTGTACCAATGATGATCTCGCTATTGGCGTCTTACTTGAGTGTCAGGACAGAAACATTGCAGTACCACAACAGGTTGCTATTGCTGGTTTTCACGGATTAGAGATCGGTCAGGCAAACCGTCAGAAAATGGCCAGTGTAATAACACCACGTTATCAGATTGGGCAAACAGCCACAGAGTTAATTTTGAAAAAACTTGAGGGAAAGCCGATACCAAATTCAGTAGAGATCGATTACCAGATTTATTACGGCGATACTGTGTAA
- the ttuB gene encoding Putative tartrate transporter (ID:JIFNMEKO_02108;~source:Prodigal:2.6), with protein MNKLSRLPAKRWWYLMPIIFITYSLAYLDRANYGFAAASGIEHDLGISKGVSSLIGALFFLGYFFFQVPGAIYAVKRSVRKMIFVSLILWGLCAAATGLVSNIPMLMAIRFILGVVEAAVMPAMLIYISNWFTRAERSRANTFLILGNPVTVLWMSIASGYLIHAYGWREMFIIEGIPAVLWAVVWWILVRDKPADVNWLNDEEKQTLQAEMDKEQQNIKPVRNYGEALRSRNVIMLCAVHALWSVGVYGFMMWMPSILKSAAEMDIVAVGWLSAIPYLAAIIAMLTVSWLSDKKMNRKRFIWPLLLIAAIAFFISYLLGNHAFWLSYALLVVAAACMYAPYGPLFALIPELLPKKCFRGINGPY; from the coding sequence ATGAACAAGTTATCCAGACTGCCAGCAAAACGCTGGTGGTATTTAATGCCCATTATCTTTATTACATATAGCCTTGCCTATCTTGACCGTGCCAATTATGGCTTCGCGGCTGCTTCCGGTATCGAACATGACCTCGGTATTAGCAAAGGGGTTTCTTCATTAATCGGCGCACTGTTTTTTTTAGGTTACTTTTTCTTTCAGGTACCCGGTGCAATTTATGCAGTGAAACGCAGTGTCAGGAAAATGATATTTGTCAGCCTGATACTCTGGGGATTATGTGCCGCAGCGACTGGGCTGGTCAGCAATATACCGATGCTGATGGCAATTCGTTTTATTCTAGGTGTGGTTGAAGCCGCTGTAATGCCCGCTATGCTCATCTATATCAGTAACTGGTTTACCCGCGCAGAACGCTCACGGGCTAATACCTTCCTGATATTAGGTAATCCTGTCACCGTATTATGGATGTCTATCGCATCAGGGTATCTGATCCATGCCTATGGCTGGCGTGAGATGTTTATCATTGAAGGCATTCCTGCGGTCTTGTGGGCTGTTGTCTGGTGGATTCTGGTGCGTGATAAGCCTGCTGACGTCAATTGGCTGAATGATGAGGAAAAGCAAACGCTGCAGGCAGAAATGGATAAAGAGCAGCAGAATATCAAACCAGTACGTAATTACGGCGAAGCACTGCGTTCACGTAATGTGATTATGTTATGCGCAGTACACGCTTTATGGAGTGTAGGCGTATATGGTTTTATGATGTGGATGCCTTCTATTTTAAAATCAGCTGCAGAGATGGATATCGTTGCTGTCGGCTGGCTGTCAGCGATTCCCTATCTCGCGGCCATCATCGCTATGCTGACCGTCTCATGGCTTTCCGATAAGAAAATGAATCGCAAGCGTTTTATCTGGCCTCTTTTACTGATCGCTGCTATCGCATTTTTTATCTCTTATCTGCTCGGCAACCATGCTTTCTGGCTTTCCTATGCGTTATTAGTTGTGGCAGCTGCGTGTATGTATGCGCCTTACGGTCCTTTATTTGCCCTGATTCCGGAATTATTACCAAAAAAATGTTTCAGGGGTATCAATGGGCCTTATTAA
- a CDS encoding hypothetical protein (ID:JIFNMEKO_02114;~source:Prodigal:2.6), whose product MKTLHMDNGVLHLSHGMTQQCPFLQSDGVYASEQRLPEWILAVTDMMLVEFYQQEIPQPGAAAYTLSPAHQEIVKRFPHTNTRLQLDEQSQYRFSDIPVCIATADLLQAVKNEGEHSAFFQRLAGFSSLLALTETELVSDAAYKRKRLHLNGEYGVRECLHPSHQQNAKCVDGQLVISRELYYFAHYIYAAVIEFEPQYGIDSYDKFHQAFGKFIYSVTLTKGDSTLPLLWPDYLYHQPENHLEFGIPLIEDDPRYLLMQSWQEGDEITIRILAEGFQDLVLSSRLKRPHCPPPQLLSKQYQADRPLSFSPDLALLQEIRQAPDIATVITPDKCKIKLSAVDFTLTDTALVLPLTQFSQQGLFQLAIRSHLFGEMLFFFHYEKEENAKKQPV is encoded by the coding sequence ATGAAAACATTACACATGGATAATGGCGTACTTCATCTAAGCCATGGCATGACGCAACAATGTCCTTTTTTGCAGTCAGACGGAGTGTACGCCAGCGAGCAACGTTTGCCTGAGTGGATTCTGGCGGTGACTGATATGATGCTGGTGGAGTTTTACCAGCAGGAAATACCGCAGCCTGGCGCCGCAGCGTATACACTCTCGCCAGCGCATCAGGAGATCGTCAAACGTTTTCCTCACACCAATACACGCTTACAGCTGGATGAACAATCACAGTATCGTTTTAGCGATATTCCGGTTTGCATCGCCACCGCTGATTTATTACAGGCGGTAAAAAATGAGGGGGAGCACAGCGCTTTTTTCCAAAGACTGGCGGGTTTCAGCTCGTTACTGGCGCTAACAGAGACAGAGCTTGTTTCTGATGCTGCATATAAAAGAAAACGCTTACATCTCAACGGTGAGTATGGTGTGCGTGAGTGTTTACATCCCTCTCATCAGCAGAATGCAAAGTGTGTTGACGGCCAGTTGGTGATAAGCAGAGAGCTGTATTATTTTGCACATTACATCTATGCCGCTGTTATCGAATTTGAACCACAATACGGTATTGACAGTTACGATAAGTTTCATCAGGCATTTGGCAAATTCATCTACAGTGTGACTCTCACTAAGGGGGACTCAACTCTCCCGCTTTTGTGGCCCGATTACCTTTATCACCAACCTGAAAATCATCTCGAATTCGGTATTCCTCTCATTGAAGATGATCCTCGTTATCTGTTGATGCAGAGCTGGCAGGAGGGGGATGAGATAACCATCAGGATTCTGGCCGAAGGATTTCAGGATTTAGTGCTAAGCTCCCGATTAAAAAGGCCACATTGTCCCCCACCACAACTGTTGTCTAAACAATACCAGGCTGACAGGCCCTTGTCGTTTTCACCTGACCTCGCGCTATTACAGGAGATCAGGCAAGCGCCTGATATCGCGACTGTGATCACTCCAGACAAATGCAAAATAAAACTTTCCGCAGTGGATTTTACTCTGACTGATACCGCCCTTGTGTTGCCTCTGACACAATTTTCCCAGCAGGGGCTTTTTCAGTTAGCCATCAGAAGTCACCTTTTTGGTGAGATGCTGTTCTTCTTTCATTACGAAAAAGAAGAAAATGCAAAAAAACAACCTGTATAA
- the bglG gene encoding Cryptic beta-glucoside bgl operon antiterminator (ID:JIFNMEKO_02113;~source:Prodigal:2.6), with the protein MKIAKILNNNVVVVLDKSQREQVVMGCGLAFQKRVGDCLEEAKIEKVFALQDEQIRHFSELLSQIPLDVMTTCDRIIALATTKLGKLQESLYITLTDHCYFAIERHKKGAVIKNVLLWEIRRLYPREFELGKEALRIIATRLGVELAEDEAGFIALHLVTAQLNSEMPEVMHVTRVMQEILQLVKYQMKVNYDEESLSYQRFVTHLKFFAQRMLTRNVVADDDASLHSAVKDNYGQAWKCAEKVALHLQITYQRDLTTEEIMFLALHIERVRKESI; encoded by the coding sequence ATGAAAATCGCCAAAATACTTAATAATAATGTGGTGGTTGTTCTTGATAAAAGTCAGCGTGAACAGGTTGTGATGGGATGTGGCCTGGCTTTTCAAAAACGTGTTGGTGACTGCCTGGAAGAGGCGAAAATAGAAAAAGTTTTCGCCTTGCAGGATGAACAAATCAGGCATTTTAGTGAGTTGTTGAGTCAGATACCTCTGGATGTGATGACGACCTGTGATCGAATCATCGCGCTGGCAACAACAAAACTGGGTAAGTTGCAAGAGAGCTTGTATATCACGCTGACTGACCACTGTTACTTCGCCATAGAACGGCATAAAAAAGGAGCAGTGATAAAGAATGTGCTGTTATGGGAGATTCGACGGCTTTATCCCCGTGAGTTTGAGTTGGGCAAAGAGGCACTGCGTATTATTGCCACACGGTTGGGGGTAGAGCTGGCGGAAGATGAAGCCGGGTTTATTGCTCTGCATCTGGTGACGGCGCAGCTGAACAGCGAAATGCCGGAAGTGATGCATGTCACTCGTGTCATGCAGGAAATACTGCAGTTAGTAAAGTATCAGATGAAAGTTAACTACGATGAAGAATCATTGAGTTACCAGAGGTTCGTGACTCATTTGAAGTTTTTTGCACAACGAATGCTGACCCGCAACGTTGTCGCAGATGATGATGCTTCGTTACACAGTGCGGTGAAGGATAATTATGGTCAGGCATGGAAGTGTGCTGAAAAAGTGGCTCTGCATTTACAGATAACTTATCAGCGTGATTTAACCACAGAAGAGATTATGTTTCTTGCCCTTCATATTGAAAGGGTAAGAAAAGAGAGCATATAG